Part of the Rhodobacteraceae bacterium M385 genome is shown below.
AACTTCGCCGTCTTTTGTGACGCGAATTTCGAAGAAGCCCTCAGAACGCGCATCAGCCGCCTCGCCGCGGTTAACGATCGTATCGGGGCTAGTTCCGATGTGGCAATCTTGGGTGAACTGTACCTCAACCGTGCCTTCGTGCAGGTCAAAGGGGTTATCGTTGCCCGAAACGTCAAAGACGTCGCCATATCCATCCGTGTGTAGCTGGTCGCCAGAAACATGGGCGTTTCCATGGGTGTGCCCGTTCTGGGCGATCCCGTCAGCAAGGCCGGTGTCGTTTTTCGATCCGCCAATGAAGTCCCACAGACCAACCAGGTGATCCGTTGCAGCAGGGTTGTCAAAATTCGTCATCTCGCACTCTCCTCATTGCCGACAAAAGTCGGCCCCCCCACACACGCGGGAAAAAATCTGGTCAACTGTACGCAATGCTGGCTGACCCAAAGGGCGGCGCGCACGCGTCGTTTCCAAGTGGAAGGAGAGGATCGAGACACGGGCCTCGACAGGACGATACGACGCCCCAAAGGACGTAAGACGCACCGATTGCCAACGCGGCCATTCTTGGCCGGTATTATAACGGCAACACCCCTCCCGCGCTTTCACGCGACATTCGTGTGCGGCCGCCCCCGTGGCCTATTTGCAGACATCGCCCCCCAGTTGGGCTGCTTAGGAGATACCCCAAAGAATTGAGTAAGGAGAAGGGAAATTTTTAGAGATTGTGTCAACATTTAGCGCGGAATGGGGCTGAAGCGGCATGGTGTTGGCCGTATTTTAGCCACGATTGTTTCGAGATCATAAAATCGCCACAATTCGAAAGGCCTGTTTTTCTTACCGCAAACGTTGAATTCTTGCCCCATGGTCGAAGCGGCCTCAAACGAGTGAGGGCGGTGTCCGCCGGATTGTCGCGTTTCCAGCAACAAACCCGAACTGACGCCACGGAAACAGTCTGTTGCCAGTTGCGCACCGTTACGTAGCGGAAAACCTGACCATTTGGACATGTCCTTCTGGGTGGGAGCGGAACATCGGAAGTATTTGAGCCGAATCGAAACGTTAGCGGCGCAGCGTCTATGGCGAGAAGGTGACGCGGTCGCGATTGTCCCAAATCCCGGCACTGCCCCAATCGCGCCACAAAGCGTCATAGGGAAAACAAGCGCCGCCCAAAATGGCAACGCCGGGGCGAACCCCGGCGTTTGTCATCTTCTTCTTGCGAAGGGCTGGTACCCGAGGTCGGACTCGAACCGACAAGCCTCGCGGCGGGGGATTTTGAATCCCCTGCGTCTACCAATTCCGCCACTCGGGCCCTGTGGCGACCGGATAGCGCCCCCGGACGGCGCCGTCAACACGCTGTTAGCCTCCGCTTGCCCCCATATGCGCAATGCGTCACTAAGCGGGCGAATAGTATGAGGACGCCAAGATGTTACGCCGCCTTTATGACTGGGTGATGGGCTTTGCCGGACACCCCCATGCGTTATGGGTTTTGGCGATTGTGAGCTTTGCGGAAAGCTCGGTTTTTCCGATCCCGCCCGATGTCTTGATGATTCCCATGATCCTGGCGCGTCCGTCGCGGGCTTGGTTGATTGCGACGGTGTGTCTTGTGGCCTCGGTTTTGGGCGGGCTTTTGGGCTACGCCATCGGCGCATTCGCGTTTGAAGAGATTGGCCGCCCGATTTTTGAAGCCCTTGGTAAAGTAGAGCGGATTGAGCAGTTCAATGAACGGTTCAATGACCTGAGCTTCTGGCCCGTGCTGATCGCGGGGCTGACGCCCTTCCCCTACAAGGTGATCACCATCATGTCAGGCTGGACCGGCCTGCCCCTTGGCACCTTTATTGTCACTTCTATTATAGCACGGGGTTTGCGCTTCTTCATTGTGGCGGCCTTGCTGTGGAAATTCGGCGCCCCGATCAAGGACTTCATCGAGAAGCGCTTGGGCCTTATGTTCATCCTGTTCTGCCTGCTACTGGGCGGCGGGTTCTATGTGTTGAAGTTCCTGTGATGGAGGGCGCGATCATGACACGGCGCAATCTGATTTTGCTGGCGGGCTTGGGCTCTGTCGCGCTGTTTGGCGGCGCACTCTACTTTCAATACTGGATGGGGCTGCTGCCTTGCACCATGTGCCTGTGGCAACGCTGGCCGCACCGCATCGCCATTGGGTTGGCGTTGGTAGGCGTGGTCTTCCCCCGTGCGGTGATTGCATGGCTCGGCGGGCTGACCATGGCCGTTAACGCAGGAATCGCCCTGCTGCACACAGGCGTAGAGCTGCGCTGGTGGGACGGACCGCAGGTTTGCGGCGCGGGGGCGGCGCAAGATGTGGGCAGTCTGTCGATGGAAGATTTGTTCGACACCACCACCGGCCCCCAAATTGTCATGTGCAACGAGGCGGCCTGGCATTTCGCCGGGCTGTCCATGGCCAGCTGGAACGGGATTTTCTGCGTCGTACTGGCAGGTGTTTGGCTGACCGCTGCACTGACAAAGGATAAGGCACGAGCGTAACCGCCCTGCCCTTTGCTTTAGAGCCCCTCCTCGGCCTCCACGAGGCCTCCTCGCAGATGTGATCGCGCCATTGCACCTCATATCGGGGGAAGCTATAGTCCGTTCAACAAAATATAGCGTAAAACACGACGAACGGGCGGACATATGACCGACACTCCTGAACCTCCTGAAAACGGCGGGGAAACTCTGCCCGAGCGGCCCGAATTCTCGGGCCCCTCGATCGACATTTCGGCGGAGATGAAGACCTCGTTCCTCGACTATGCGATGTCGGTGATTATCTCTCGGGCGATCCCTGATCTGCGTGACGGCCTCAAGCCGGTTCACCGCCGCATTCTGTTCGCGATGCACGAGACGGGAAACACCCACGAAAAAGCCTACCGCAAATCGGCCCGTCCTGTGGGCGACGTGATGGGGCAGTATCACCCCCATGGCGACAGCGCGATTTACGACGCGCTGGTGCGGATGGCGCAGGATTTCTCCATGTCGCTGCCGCTGCTGGATGGACAAGGCAACTTCGGCTCCATGGACGGCGATAACCCCGCCGCGATGCGCTACACGGAAGTGCGCATGGATAGCCCCGCTGCATATCTTCTAGAAGATATCGACAAAGATACCGTTGATTTCCAAGACAATTACGACGGAAAACAACAAGAACCCACGGTTCTGCCTGCCCGTTTCCCCAACATGTTGGTTAACGGCGCGGGCGGTATTGCCGTTGGTATGGCCACCAATATTCCGCCGCATAACCTGGGCGAAGTGATCGATGCCTGTCAGGCACTGATCGAGAAGCCGGACCTGTCCTCGGAAGAGTTGATCCAATACGTCCCCGCCCCCGATTTCCCTACGGGCGGGATCATTCTGGGCCGCTCCGGCGCGCAAAAGGCGTATCTGGAGGGGCGCGGCAGCGTCATCATCCGCGCCAAGACGCGGGTCGAAGAAATCCGCAAGGATCGCTACGCCATTGTTATTGATGAGATCCCCTATCAGGTGAACAAGTCGAGCATGATTGAGCGGATCGCCGAATTGGTCCGCGACAAGAAGATCGACGGGATCAGCGGCGTGGCCGACGAATCCGACCGGATCGGCGTGCGCGTGGTCGTAGAACTGAAACGCGACGCAACGCCCGAGGTGGTGCTGAACCAGCTGTTCCGCTTCACCCAGATGCAGACGAGCTTTGGCTGCAACATGCTGGCGCTGAACGGTGGCCGGCCTGAGCAGTTGACCCTGCGGGCGTTCCTGACCTCCTTCCTCGATTTCCGCGAAGAAGTTGTGGCACGGCGCACCGCGTTCGAGTTGCGCAAGGCCCGCGACCGGGCCCATGTGCTGTGTGGTCTGGCCGTGGCGGTTTCCAACGTGGATGAAGTCGTGGCTACGATCCGCGCCAGCGCCGATGCGCCTGCGGCCCGTGCCGCCCTGATGACCCGCGCTTGGCCTGCCGAAGAAATCCTGCCGTTTATCAAGCTGATTGATGACCCGACCCATACGGCCAACGAGGACGGCACCTACAACCTGTCGGAAACGCAAGCCCGCGCCATTCTAGAACTGCGCCTGCAACGCCTGACGCAATTGGGTGTGAAGGAAGTCACCGACGAGCTGGAAGAACTGGCAGGCAAGATCAAAGACTATCTCGCCATCCTAGCTTCTCGCGAACGTATTCTCGAGATCATCTCAAATGAACTGGCCGAAGTGCGCGCGAAATTCGCCGTGGACAGGCGGACAGAGATCGTCGACTGGTCCGGCGATATGGACGACGAAGACCTGATTGAACGCGCCGATATGGTCGTCACGATCACCGCAGGCGGCTATATCAAACGCACGCCTCTGGCCGATTTCCGGGCGCAAAAGCGCGGCGGCAAGGGCGTGTCTGGCGGCTCGATGAAGGATGACGACGTCGTCACCTCGATGTTCGTCGCCAATACCCATACGCCGCTGTTGTTCTTCACGACAGGCGGCATGGTCTACAAGCTGAAGACGTGGCGCTTGCCCTCGGGCTCTCGGGCATCCCGTGGCAAGGCCATCGTGAATATCCTGCCGATTGAAACTGGCACAGGTATCGCCGCGATCATGCCCGTGGACCGCGATGAGGAACATTGGGACGAGTTGCAGGTGGTCTTCACCACCGACCGCGGCACCGTGCGCCGGAATGCGCTGTCCGACTTTGCCAACGTGATGCGCAACGGTAAGATCGCGATGAAGTTTGAAGGCGAAAGCGAAGGCTGGCGCCTGATTAACGCACGCATTGCATCTAACGATGACGATGTGATGCTGGTCACCAAACAGGGCCGCGCCATCCGCTTCCCGGCGACGGCTGTGCGGGTGTTCAACTCTCGTGCCTCCACCGGTGTCCGCGGGATCAAACTGGGCAAGGATGATGAGGTCGTGTCGATGTCGATCATCCGCCACTTCGAGGCGGAAGCCTCGGAACGCGCCGCCTATCTGAAGCAACGCCGCCTGATGGCTGGCGTGACCGAGGACGAGGTGGATAGTGACGAGGAAGAAGTGGCCGAAGGTCAGTTGAAGCCCGAGCGCTACGCCGAAATGTCCGCCGCCGAAGATTTGATCCTGACGATCACCTCGGGCGGGCTTGGCAAGCTGTCGTCTTCCCACGACTATCCCGTGCGCGGGCGTGGCGGCCAAGGCGTTGGCGCCATCGACAAGGCCATGCGCGGCGGCACCCTGATTGCCAGCTTCCCCGTGGAAATGGACGATCAGATCATGTTGGCGACCTCCACTGGTCAGTCGATCCGCGTGCCGATTGATGGCATTTCATTCCGGTCACGCTCTGCGGGCGGGGTGAAAGTCTTCAACACAGCCAAAGGGGAAGACATCGTTTCCGTGGCCTATATCGCGGATCAAGGCGATGAAGACGCCGAGGTGATCGAAGGCGAAGGAAACGCTGAGGAATGATCGAGGATATTCTCCCCTTCGCGGCCTTGGGCTTCATCACGGTGGTTATCGTGATGTTCGCCTTCGGGCTGAAGCGGGGCAGCCGGATGCAAGATACCAACGCCCGGATCGAGGAAAATCAACGCGAAGCGATTGCCTTGAACCAAAGGCAAGTGGCCGCACTGGAACGCATCGCGACGGCGCTTGAAAACCGCAATGGATAACGCCCTGGCGCTGGCGGGTAGGCTCCTGCTCGCCGCGCTCCTGCTGGCAGGCACCGTGCAGAAACTGGCCTCTCCCGAAGGCGCGCAGGCACTGCTGGCACTGGCCTCCCTGCCCGGCTGGCTGATTTGGCCCTCAGCGCTTTACACCGCCGTCGCCGGGATCGGTATTGCCCTTGGCCTACAAACCCGC
Proteins encoded:
- a CDS encoding DedA family protein; translation: MLRRLYDWVMGFAGHPHALWVLAIVSFAESSVFPIPPDVLMIPMILARPSRAWLIATVCLVASVLGGLLGYAIGAFAFEEIGRPIFEALGKVERIEQFNERFNDLSFWPVLIAGLTPFPYKVITIMSGWTGLPLGTFIVTSIIARGLRFFIVAALLWKFGAPIKDFIEKRLGLMFILFCLLLGGGFYVLKFL
- a CDS encoding disulfide bond formation protein B; translated protein: MEGAIMTRRNLILLAGLGSVALFGGALYFQYWMGLLPCTMCLWQRWPHRIAIGLALVGVVFPRAVIAWLGGLTMAVNAGIALLHTGVELRWWDGPQVCGAGAAQDVGSLSMEDLFDTTTGPQIVMCNEAAWHFAGLSMASWNGIFCVVLAGVWLTAALTKDKARA
- the gyrA gene encoding DNA gyrase subunit A, which encodes MTDTPEPPENGGETLPERPEFSGPSIDISAEMKTSFLDYAMSVIISRAIPDLRDGLKPVHRRILFAMHETGNTHEKAYRKSARPVGDVMGQYHPHGDSAIYDALVRMAQDFSMSLPLLDGQGNFGSMDGDNPAAMRYTEVRMDSPAAYLLEDIDKDTVDFQDNYDGKQQEPTVLPARFPNMLVNGAGGIAVGMATNIPPHNLGEVIDACQALIEKPDLSSEELIQYVPAPDFPTGGIILGRSGAQKAYLEGRGSVIIRAKTRVEEIRKDRYAIVIDEIPYQVNKSSMIERIAELVRDKKIDGISGVADESDRIGVRVVVELKRDATPEVVLNQLFRFTQMQTSFGCNMLALNGGRPEQLTLRAFLTSFLDFREEVVARRTAFELRKARDRAHVLCGLAVAVSNVDEVVATIRASADAPAARAALMTRAWPAEEILPFIKLIDDPTHTANEDGTYNLSETQARAILELRLQRLTQLGVKEVTDELEELAGKIKDYLAILASRERILEIISNELAEVRAKFAVDRRTEIVDWSGDMDDEDLIERADMVVTITAGGYIKRTPLADFRAQKRGGKGVSGGSMKDDDVVTSMFVANTHTPLLFFTTGGMVYKLKTWRLPSGSRASRGKAIVNILPIETGTGIAAIMPVDRDEEHWDELQVVFTTDRGTVRRNALSDFANVMRNGKIAMKFEGESEGWRLINARIASNDDDVMLVTKQGRAIRFPATAVRVFNSRASTGVRGIKLGKDDEVVSMSIIRHFEAEASERAAYLKQRRLMAGVTEDEVDSDEEEVAEGQLKPERYAEMSAAEDLILTITSGGLGKLSSSHDYPVRGRGGQGVGAIDKAMRGGTLIASFPVEMDDQIMLATSTGQSIRVPIDGISFRSRSAGGVKVFNTAKGEDIVSVAYIADQGDEDAEVIEGEGNAEE
- a CDS encoding DoxX family protein produces the protein MDNALALAGRLLLAALLLAGTVQKLASPEGAQALLALASLPGWLIWPSALYTAVAGIGIALGLQTRPLAITAAGYCIITSVFHVLMDDPWQMTIAFKNWTIAGGFLILAAHGPGRFALRPTA